A stretch of Candidatus Poribacteria bacterium DNA encodes these proteins:
- a CDS encoding DUF4340 domain-containing protein: protein MNFRTTLIIIVLLAGIAGAYFLFFQQSPENTSTSENLPIHQVYGITQEQVQQMEVTFTDTAYQDLKLVKDATGNWHLKNPFQADADSEKVNQMLDDILNKRVKQTLEVTALAQYGLDTPSITLSLWTEQASPAAVFSIGKKAINFSVYVKERSEAHIFLIESSALDDLTKSPTDLRDRSVIKFNTETVSNIQLTYFKSHQSSKTVNCEKRDGTWRVTHPIKAKADTQEIEDILSELRLLQVSTFEADQADADTPAQLEKTGLDTPRIQIELTDGNNTHALDIGAEVPPENGTPRHVYVKSVHQHAIYTVSDDIYQLLSTSVFDLRDKRIIDFQRTDTIRIEIRQGQETTVCSKNRNNVWELQTPTGKVKADAQAVDDLLFGVDSLEAAGFVDNPAKNLASYGLASPSIAVAFTQRGQEKPAVLRIGDATKDGTVYVKAEQSDQVARVERGLIDKIALGAAWLRDKQILNFHIDDAIRFTLHGEESLTCQRLGTNWRLTSPVKEEANNTEVNAIIYELDDLRADTYVPSEPALTDAVTGFSTPQLQITVELRNRKVYTLQVGNQTEASGRFYARLQHEPNLIFLLNAERVPKLKTTLTRLRMP from the coding sequence GTGAATTTCAGGACGACCCTTATCATCATTGTTCTCCTTGCAGGCATTGCAGGTGCGTATTTTCTATTTTTTCAGCAATCGCCAGAGAACACATCAACAAGCGAAAACCTGCCGATCCACCAGGTTTACGGTATAACGCAAGAACAGGTCCAACAGATGGAAGTCACGTTCACGGATACGGCATATCAAGACCTGAAATTGGTAAAAGACGCAACGGGGAACTGGCATCTAAAAAATCCATTTCAGGCAGATGCAGACAGTGAAAAAGTGAACCAAATGTTAGATGACATACTCAATAAACGCGTCAAGCAGACGCTTGAGGTAACAGCGTTGGCACAGTACGGGTTGGATACCCCCAGCATCACACTTTCACTTTGGACAGAACAAGCATCACCCGCAGCCGTCTTTTCTATCGGTAAGAAAGCGATTAATTTCTCCGTCTATGTCAAAGAGAGATCCGAAGCACATATCTTTCTGATAGAATCCAGTGCGCTTGACGATCTGACGAAATCCCCGACAGACCTCCGGGACCGGTCGGTTATTAAGTTCAACACAGAAACGGTGTCCAACATTCAGTTGACGTATTTTAAGAGTCATCAGTCATCTAAAACCGTTAATTGCGAAAAGCGAGACGGGACATGGCGCGTCACGCATCCCATCAAAGCAAAAGCGGATACCCAAGAAATTGAGGATATTCTTTCGGAATTGCGTTTATTGCAAGTGTCGACATTTGAAGCCGATCAAGCAGACGCTGATACCCCAGCACAGTTAGAAAAGACCGGGTTAGACACGCCACGCATCCAGATAGAATTGACAGATGGAAATAACACCCACGCGCTTGACATCGGGGCAGAAGTCCCGCCAGAAAACGGGACTCCCAGACACGTCTACGTCAAATCCGTTCACCAACACGCTATCTACACCGTTAGTGACGACATTTATCAACTTCTCAGCACATCTGTTTTTGATTTGCGCGATAAAAGAATTATAGACTTTCAACGCACGGATACGATCCGCATCGAAATCAGACAAGGTCAGGAGACAACTGTCTGCTCCAAGAACCGTAATAACGTATGGGAATTACAAACGCCGACAGGAAAAGTGAAGGCAGATGCACAAGCGGTGGACGATCTGTTGTTTGGTGTAGATTCCCTCGAAGCCGCTGGTTTTGTTGACAATCCTGCTAAAAACCTTGCGTCCTACGGCTTAGCGTCACCGTCAATTGCGGTTGCCTTTACGCAACGGGGTCAAGAAAAACCAGCGGTGTTGCGTATTGGAGACGCTACCAAAGACGGAACTGTTTACGTTAAAGCCGAGCAATCCGATCAAGTTGCCCGTGTCGAACGTGGCTTAATCGACAAGATTGCGCTCGGTGCGGCATGGTTAAGAGATAAACAGATTCTCAATTTTCACATTGATGACGCGATTCGGTTCACCTTGCACGGAGAAGAATCGCTGACATGCCAACGCCTCGGGACAAACTGGCGACTCACTTCACCGGTGAAAGAAGAGGCGAACAACACAGAAGTTAACGCTATCATCTACGAACTCGATGATCTGAGGGCAGACACTTATGTACCGAGCGAACCTGCACTCACTGATGCGGTCACAGGCTTCAGCACCCCGCAGCTCCAGATTACCGTAGAATTGCGAAATCGGAAGGTATATACTTTGCAAGTTGGCAACCAGACGGAGGCATCCGGACGTTTTTACGCACGACTTCAACACGAACCGAATTTGATCTTTCTGCTCAACGCAGAACGCGTTCCGAAACTGAAAACGACACTTACTCGGCTTCGGATGCCGTAG
- a CDS encoding glycosyltransferase family 2 protein, with the protein MQTYIIATAYFFVIIELLIISRSFRYARRERKADRPTYTPKVGIIAPHYGWDADTAEHAKGLLHQNYAGEYEVFFVTHQKSDVGHDVSYPRLCEIAEVHPHAQVLLAPNIVENNLPRSQKVQNLITAIEKLPDDIEVIAFVDADVGIREDWLTLLVNPLQEPDIGTTVGGRFYFPQTWNIASLVEAIWVNFQMSFQGDHPLSMVWGGSNAFRREMLEKAHILQRWEEATIEDLNTTLAMRDVKHKVHFVPDCVAITRTSNRTWHQIVEFTNRQLIMTFHMGLWRQWLASLIVLLPKGLCVFGAIPLLFYREGVLPIVFIPFLEAFGYRLYAKNLPKWLREMPKMRETIGITSYVTSVSLLLGGINALYAVFQRKITWGGVRYEILSATKCRVLGAVKPKDFG; encoded by the coding sequence ATGCAGACCTATATTATCGCAACCGCTTACTTTTTTGTTATCATTGAACTGCTGATTATTAGCAGGTCCTTTCGATACGCTCGGCGCGAACGTAAGGCGGATCGACCGACCTATACCCCAAAGGTGGGAATCATCGCACCACACTATGGATGGGATGCCGACACAGCAGAACACGCAAAAGGACTTTTGCATCAAAATTACGCGGGCGAGTATGAAGTCTTCTTCGTCACACATCAAAAATCGGACGTCGGACACGATGTCTCTTATCCACGTCTGTGTGAAATTGCTGAGGTGCATCCACATGCGCAGGTGCTGTTAGCACCGAACATCGTTGAAAACAACCTTCCACGCTCACAAAAGGTGCAGAACCTCATCACAGCGATAGAAAAACTCCCAGACGATATCGAAGTCATCGCGTTTGTAGATGCCGATGTTGGTATCCGAGAGGATTGGCTAACGCTGCTTGTGAATCCGCTCCAAGAACCAGATATAGGGACAACCGTGGGTGGACGGTTCTATTTTCCACAAACATGGAATATCGCATCTCTGGTGGAAGCCATCTGGGTAAACTTCCAGATGAGTTTCCAAGGCGATCATCCGCTTTCAATGGTCTGGGGTGGCTCCAACGCCTTCCGACGTGAGATGCTTGAGAAAGCACACATCCTTCAACGCTGGGAAGAAGCAACCATCGAAGATCTGAATACGACCCTTGCCATGCGAGATGTTAAGCACAAGGTGCATTTTGTCCCAGACTGCGTAGCGATTACACGCACCTCCAATCGGACATGGCACCAAATTGTGGAATTTACGAACCGCCAGCTGATTATGACCTTCCACATGGGACTTTGGCGGCAGTGGCTCGCGAGCCTCATTGTACTTCTACCGAAAGGTCTCTGTGTGTTTGGAGCGATTCCGCTCCTATTCTATCGTGAAGGGGTGCTACCGATTGTTTTTATCCCGTTTCTGGAAGCATTTGGTTACAGACTCTACGCCAAAAACCTACCGAAGTGGCTTCGCGAAATGCCGAAGATGCGGGAGACAATTGGCATCACCTCTTATGTGACTTCAGTTTCGCTACTTCTCGGAGGCATCAACGCCCTCTATGCAGTATTCCAACGCAAAATCACCTGGGGTGGGGTGCGTTATGAAATCTTGTCTGCGACGAAATGTCGGGTTTTAGGAGCCGTAAAACCAAAAGACTTTGGTTAA
- the msrB gene encoding peptide-methionine (R)-S-oxide reductase MsrB, which yields MVETEKVIKSEKEWQAQLSPEEYKVTRKKGTERAFTGKYHDCKEKGTYHCICCGSPLFSSETKYDSGTGWPSFWDAVSPESIETKSDFSIFFMPRTEVVCSQCDAHLGHVFNDGPSPTGKRYCLNSAALTLVKPENEF from the coding sequence ATAGTGGAAACCGAAAAAGTTATTAAATCAGAAAAAGAGTGGCAGGCACAACTCTCACCGGAAGAATATAAGGTAACTCGGAAGAAAGGGACAGAACGCGCCTTTACAGGAAAATACCACGATTGCAAAGAGAAGGGCACCTATCACTGTATCTGTTGCGGAAGCCCACTTTTTAGTTCCGAAACCAAGTACGATTCTGGAACAGGGTGGCCCAGTTTTTGGGATGCTGTCTCCCCAGAATCCATTGAGACGAAATCGGATTTCAGTATCTTTTTCATGCCGCGCACCGAAGTCGTCTGTAGCCAGTGTGACGCACACCTCGGACACGTTTTTAACGATGGACCGTCGCCGACAGGTAAACGTTACTGCCTGAATTCCGCGGCACTTACACTGGTAAAACCAGAAAACGAATTCTAA
- a CDS encoding radical SAM protein gives MALRSRISPRFFVNELASAMSEDWDTSSKFVRYQLAKESFNWRHPLGAKHGKGDAIQLVSLRITDMCNLRCHSCGQWGDNGYLLGKSMKELKQREVPVEVYKNLVDQIVDAGWSPVWYIWGGEPMLYPGIIELMHYIKERGMPISLVSNATNIARRADDILETCKIIYLSVDGPNEEIHNTQRPGLTPNYDNFKDVKAALETLNAAKEKRNIKFPYIIPLSCVTMYNIDVVVDLYKFTHQYADAQIFYLTWWIDSESAQEHTEDFEKRFGFKPQTHYGWIGTWKDFDHGVILDRFEEMENISNEKRRCPPIMMPRLNTRGEIQRYYTDHDQTFGYNQCVSIYMTMEIDSNGDVSLCRDYHDYTIGNIKTDKVVDMWNNQKAMKFRQSVSNDGPMPVCRRCCGLMGF, from the coding sequence ATGGCACTACGTAGTCGAATCTCACCACGGTTTTTTGTCAATGAACTCGCCAGTGCTATGTCGGAAGATTGGGATACCTCCAGCAAGTTCGTTCGCTATCAACTCGCCAAGGAAAGTTTCAACTGGCGACACCCCCTCGGTGCCAAACACGGCAAAGGCGACGCTATCCAACTGGTGAGCCTCCGTATTACCGATATGTGCAACCTCCGTTGCCATTCCTGTGGACAATGGGGCGATAACGGATACCTGCTTGGAAAGTCCATGAAAGAGCTGAAGCAACGCGAGGTTCCGGTTGAAGTGTATAAAAACCTTGTGGATCAGATTGTGGATGCAGGCTGGTCTCCGGTGTGGTACATCTGGGGCGGTGAACCCATGCTTTATCCGGGCATCATCGAATTGATGCACTATATCAAAGAGCGAGGCATGCCTATATCATTGGTGAGTAACGCAACGAACATCGCCAGACGCGCCGACGATATTCTGGAAACCTGTAAAATTATCTACCTCAGTGTTGATGGACCGAACGAGGAAATTCACAATACACAACGTCCCGGTCTAACGCCAAACTACGATAACTTCAAAGATGTCAAGGCTGCATTAGAAACGCTTAATGCAGCAAAAGAGAAACGGAATATAAAGTTTCCTTATATTATTCCGCTCAGCTGCGTCACGATGTATAACATTGACGTTGTCGTAGATCTCTATAAATTCACGCATCAATACGCAGACGCGCAAATCTTTTACTTGACCTGGTGGATAGATTCCGAATCGGCACAGGAACACACAGAAGATTTCGAGAAACGCTTCGGGTTCAAACCGCAAACCCATTACGGTTGGATAGGCACATGGAAAGACTTCGATCACGGTGTCATCTTGGATCGTTTTGAAGAGATGGAAAACATCTCCAACGAAAAGAGACGCTGTCCTCCGATCATGATGCCGCGGCTCAACACACGCGGTGAGATCCAACGGTACTACACAGATCACGATCAAACCTTCGGATATAATCAGTGTGTCAGTATCTACATGACAATGGAAATCGATAGCAATGGTGACGTTAGCCTCTGTCGCGATTACCACGACTATACCATCGGCAATATCAAAACGGATAAGGTTGTTGATATGTGGAACAACCAGAAGGCGATGAAATTTCGGCAGTCAGTGAGTAACGATGGACCGATGCCCGTCTGCCGCCGCTGCTGCGGATTGATGGGTTTTTAA
- a CDS encoding sugar phosphate isomerase/epimerase has translation MKIGLRIPGTARQLPFADFCKWCADNGFEAVDIGETTPEIVKTARDAGLVIGSADLPGVSDLLSTKKSKQKAGASAAKAAIEAAADNDVHIMFCVFVPEDASLGRAKNFDIWKRTIPPIAEFAASKGVTIAVEGWPGPGPAYPALGCTPEMWRAMFAECSSPGLGLNYDPSHLVRIGIDYLRVLNEFAPYVKHVHGKDTAFDEEALYLHGNLGPSLQSAKGFGEDWWRYTIPGDGIVDWLRVVQRLEDEGFDGIVSVELEDYRYWRTWEAESDGLRRSREFLAEFVR, from the coding sequence ATGAAAATAGGATTACGAATTCCGGGTACCGCTCGACAATTGCCCTTCGCGGATTTTTGTAAGTGGTGTGCGGATAACGGGTTTGAAGCCGTTGACATAGGAGAAACGACCCCTGAAATTGTGAAAACCGCGAGAGACGCCGGTCTTGTGATCGGGTCTGCGGATCTCCCCGGTGTCAGCGATCTACTCAGCACGAAAAAATCTAAACAGAAAGCCGGGGCTTCGGCAGCAAAAGCCGCCATTGAAGCCGCTGCTGACAACGATGTCCATATTATGTTCTGCGTTTTTGTGCCAGAAGATGCCAGTCTCGGCAGAGCCAAAAACTTTGATATTTGGAAGCGAACCATCCCGCCTATCGCCGAATTCGCAGCCTCTAAAGGGGTAACCATCGCGGTAGAGGGATGGCCCGGTCCCGGTCCCGCCTATCCTGCCCTCGGTTGCACACCGGAGATGTGGCGTGCGATGTTCGCAGAATGTTCATCCCCAGGATTAGGACTTAACTATGATCCATCACACCTCGTCAGAATCGGGATCGACTATTTACGTGTCTTGAACGAATTCGCACCCTACGTCAAACACGTCCATGGAAAGGACACCGCCTTTGACGAAGAAGCCCTCTATCTACACGGCAATTTGGGACCGAGCCTGCAATCTGCCAAAGGTTTCGGTGAAGATTGGTGGCGTTATACGATTCCTGGCGATGGGATAGTGGATTGGCTGAGAGTGGTTCAACGTTTGGAAGACGAGGGATTTGATGGTATCGTGAGTGTAGAACTTGAAGATTACCGGTATTGGCGAACGTGGGAAGCAGAATCGGACGGTCTGCGCCGCTCACGCGAATTCCTCGCGGAGTTTGTTCGGTAA
- a CDS encoding phytanoyl-CoA dioxygenase family protein, whose protein sequence is MEASPEQYLPHLITEEERTHFEENGYLYVPNALSTEMREQLIHAVDTLHNKALASGRAQPNSHWGWSDFLGADDALLSLVDLHTTLPKVWGILGWNIYLYHAHMHVKPPAASDAEEGEGWLEWHQDSGRVNIELETQPRPRLSLKVAYFLTDVSEPGRGNFYIRPGSHMKSDMNVPTAEISRDPREATADDVPDDAMPVCVEPGTAVLFDRRLWHSRSPNHSEMTRKALFYGYGYRWIRPKDEMTVEPLYDRCDAIRRQLLGAATRNNGRYVPSEDDVPLRGWLLENLGDDPTLAMGPRHA, encoded by the coding sequence ATGGAAGCTTCGCCTGAGCAGTACCTTCCACACCTAATTACAGAAGAGGAGCGCACGCACTTTGAAGAAAACGGGTATCTATATGTGCCAAACGCGCTCTCTACTGAAATGCGGGAACAACTCATTCACGCCGTTGACACCTTACACAACAAAGCACTCGCTTCGGGTAGAGCACAGCCCAATTCACACTGGGGGTGGTCGGACTTCTTAGGTGCCGACGACGCGCTCCTGAGCCTCGTTGATTTGCACACGACGTTACCGAAAGTCTGGGGAATTTTGGGGTGGAATATCTACCTATACCACGCCCACATGCACGTTAAACCACCAGCAGCATCGGATGCCGAAGAGGGTGAAGGATGGTTGGAATGGCACCAAGACAGCGGACGTGTTAACATCGAATTGGAAACCCAGCCACGCCCACGTTTATCCCTGAAAGTGGCGTATTTCCTCACAGATGTCTCTGAACCTGGACGCGGGAACTTCTACATCCGCCCGGGCAGCCACATGAAATCGGATATGAACGTTCCAACGGCGGAAATCAGCCGGGATCCGCGCGAAGCGACTGCAGACGATGTCCCTGACGATGCCATGCCGGTCTGCGTGGAACCCGGAACCGCCGTTCTGTTCGACAGACGGCTCTGGCACTCGCGGAGTCCAAACCACTCAGAAATGACTCGAAAGGCACTCTTCTACGGCTACGGCTACCGTTGGATCCGTCCCAAAGACGAGATGACGGTTGAACCGCTCTATGATCGGTGCGATGCGATCCGGCGGCAACTGCTCGGTGCCGCGACCCGAAATAATGGGCGCTACGTTCCTTCGGAAGACGATGTGCCGCTCCGTGGATGGCTCCTTGAAAATCTTGGGGACGATCCTACCCTTGCGATGGGACCCCGACACGCTTAA
- a CDS encoding RNA polymerase sigma factor, with amino-acid sequence MDDDIATTEDLVRRLQTGDDKSLNELMIHYKSHIWPLILAESRNFRDAEEILQDTWLAVWENINGLRDVSSFSGWLRKIAYNQCRRYYNTTYHSQGERPYEDEGLAWHVNRSAEILLREEEWKANAVEAVYHLPNKPEYIREVAILFYLHDIPLKEIAGELELPLGTVKRKLHEARGLLRKEFGIEPE; translated from the coding sequence ATGGATGATGATATAGCAACGACTGAAGATTTAGTTCGGAGACTCCAAACGGGGGATGATAAGTCCCTCAATGAGTTGATGATACACTACAAATCACATATATGGCCCCTGATTCTCGCAGAATCCCGAAACTTCCGAGATGCCGAGGAAATCCTACAGGATACTTGGCTGGCGGTCTGGGAGAACATCAACGGCTTGCGGGATGTAAGTAGTTTCAGTGGGTGGTTACGGAAAATCGCCTATAACCAATGCAGGCGGTATTACAATACCACATACCATTCGCAAGGCGAGCGTCCTTACGAAGACGAGGGGTTGGCGTGGCACGTCAATAGGAGTGCTGAGATTCTCCTTCGTGAAGAAGAATGGAAAGCAAATGCTGTTGAAGCAGTGTATCACCTGCCGAATAAGCCTGAATATATCCGCGAAGTCGCTATATTGTTTTATCTTCACGATATACCGCTAAAGGAGATTGCGGGAGAACTTGAGTTGCCACTCGGCACAGTCAAGCGCAAACTTCATGAGGCACGAGGGCTTCTACGAAAAGAGTTCGGGATAGAGCCTGAGTGA
- the mdh gene encoding malate dehydrogenase produces the protein MEAEVARKKISVIGAGNVGATAAFLIAQKQLGDVVMIDIVDGVPQGKALDMAQMGPVEMFDAAVDGDLDYAATAGSDLVIITSGSPRKPGMTREDLLQTNANIVGSVTENVVKQSPDCIIMMLTNPLDIMTYHAWKVSGFPSHRVVGQAGVLDSARFRYFISLELGVSMEDIHALVLGGHGDTMVPLPRYTTVNGIPIPQLIPEDRIESMAQRTRDGGAEIVNLLKTSGYYAAGASLAQMAEAIILDKKRLLPCSAHLTGQYGIDDLYIGVPIKLGGNGVEEILEIELTDDEIGSLQHSAATYKEGIELLGY, from the coding sequence ATGGAGGCAGAAGTGGCAAGAAAAAAAATCAGTGTTATCGGTGCAGGGAATGTCGGCGCAACAGCTGCGTTCCTGATCGCACAAAAACAACTCGGGGATGTCGTCATGATAGACATCGTAGACGGGGTCCCACAAGGTAAGGCATTGGACATGGCACAAATGGGGCCTGTAGAAATGTTTGATGCCGCCGTTGACGGAGATCTTGACTACGCAGCAACCGCAGGTTCGGATCTCGTCATCATCACATCAGGTTCCCCACGGAAACCGGGGATGACGCGCGAGGATCTGTTGCAAACCAACGCTAATATCGTCGGCAGCGTCACAGAAAACGTCGTGAAACAGTCGCCAGATTGCATTATCATGATGCTCACCAACCCGCTCGACATCATGACTTATCATGCATGGAAGGTGTCAGGCTTCCCATCACATCGCGTCGTCGGACAAGCAGGCGTGCTGGATTCGGCACGATTTCGCTATTTTATTTCGCTCGAACTCGGTGTCTCCATGGAAGACATCCATGCGCTCGTACTCGGTGGACACGGCGATACAATGGTCCCACTCCCGCGCTATACCACCGTCAACGGTATCCCGATCCCGCAGCTTATACCGGAAGATCGCATCGAATCAATGGCACAACGGACGCGTGACGGGGGTGCTGAAATCGTTAACCTCCTCAAGACGAGTGGCTATTATGCCGCGGGTGCCTCCCTGGCACAGATGGCTGAGGCGATTATTCTCGACAAAAAACGGCTGTTGCCCTGCTCTGCACATCTCACCGGACAGTACGGTATCGACGACCTTTATATTGGCGTTCCGATTAAACTCGGTGGAAACGGGGTGGAAGAGATTCTCGAAATCGAACTCACGGATGACGAAATTGGCTCTTTACAACATTCCGCAGCGACCTATAAAGAAGGCATCGAATTGCTTGGGTACTAA
- a CDS encoding IS1595 family transposase — MDFPIHTLIDEAAAETWVLNHFHSEGLCCPKCQASVSGARHFRKTATSGLDVYRCKHCESIYNLYTGTVFAHTQFRPSQVVLLLRGICQGVSSSQLARELEIPRQTVLAIRRKLHASAAQLQPSVALPDAEVETDEMFQNAGEKGDKHGDPSDPPRRRGNKRRGHGTYEKDRPPIVGTKGRESGCLRLRLVHRTEALTLSSHVHQLTLPTATVYPEGWRGYNSIERLRKIVLHKDGEWARDADGDGLSE, encoded by the coding sequence ATGGATTTTCCGATACACACTCTCATAGATGAAGCAGCAGCTGAAACCTGGGTGTTGAACCATTTCCACTCCGAAGGTCTGTGTTGTCCGAAATGCCAAGCGAGCGTCTCCGGGGCACGCCACTTCCGTAAGACCGCAACAAGTGGTCTTGACGTCTATCGCTGCAAACACTGCGAGAGCATCTACAATCTCTATACAGGCACGGTCTTTGCACACACGCAGTTTCGCCCCTCACAGGTGGTGCTGCTTTTACGCGGCATCTGTCAAGGTGTTTCGAGTTCACAACTTGCCCGTGAGTTAGAGATCCCCCGTCAAACCGTGCTTGCGATCAGACGTAAACTTCACGCCTCGGCGGCGCAGCTACAGCCTTCGGTGGCTTTACCGGACGCTGAAGTTGAAACAGATGAGATGTTCCAAAACGCGGGTGAAAAAGGCGATAAGCACGGTGATCCTTCGGATCCGCCGCGTCGGCGTGGCAATAAACGGCGCGGACACGGCACTTATGAAAAGGATCGTCCCCCGATTGTTGGGACGAAAGGTCGTGAAAGTGGGTGTCTGCGCTTACGTCTTGTGCATCGCACGGAGGCTCTGACGCTTTCGTCCCACGTGCATCAACTTACACTGCCGACGGCGACGGTATATCCAGAGGGTTGGCGTGGATATAACAGCATTGAACGTCTGCGTAAGATCGTTTTACATAAAGATGGCGAGTGGGCGAGAGACGCAGACGGTGATGGTCTTTCCGAATAG
- a CDS encoding type II toxin-antitoxin system VapC family toxin, translating to MKKRIYIDTSIPSAYYTLRTDDGSRARQRVTRQWWDEYANVFILTSSPAVIEELSDGISEKTRDRIALVENLEILPITADIRQIMQLYIDRFIMPQDPSGDALHLAIASFHRMDTLLTWNRSHIANASKIPIIQRINRELGLATPELTTPLNYLGGSG from the coding sequence ATCAAGAAACGTATCTACATTGATACGTCAATTCCGAGTGCTTACTATACATTACGAACCGACGACGGCTCACGCGCACGGCAAAGGGTGACTCGGCAGTGGTGGGACGAATACGCGAATGTATTTATTCTGACTTCAAGCCCTGCTGTTATTGAGGAACTGAGTGATGGAATAAGTGAGAAAACCCGAGATCGGATTGCTCTGGTAGAAAATCTTGAGATATTGCCAATCACTGCTGATATCCGTCAAATTATGCAGCTTTATATTGACAGGTTCATAATGCCCCAAGATCCGTCTGGTGATGCGCTTCATTTGGCAATTGCTTCTTTTCATAGGATGGACACGCTGCTTACGTGGAACCGTTCGCATATTGCCAATGCGAGTAAAATTCCTATCATCCAGCGGATTAATCGAGAACTCGGCTTAGCAACACCAGAATTAACAACACCGTTGAATTATTTGGGAGGCAGTGGCTAA